The following are encoded in a window of uncultured Sphaerochaeta sp. genomic DNA:
- a CDS encoding ArsC/Spx/MgsR family protein, with protein sequence MIQIIGTKKCKDTAKAIRNCKERSIAFQFVDLSQRTLSEGEWRSLFGAYDAETLINESSAYYIKEGYAWRSFDAAQELAEHPQLLKTPVIRYKGKVHLGYDPAVLAAWGTL encoded by the coding sequence ATGATTCAGATAATCGGGACAAAAAAATGCAAAGATACAGCGAAGGCAATCAGGAACTGCAAAGAACGTAGTATTGCCTTCCAGTTTGTTGACTTGAGCCAGCGCACACTCTCCGAAGGGGAGTGGCGTTCGCTTTTCGGCGCATATGACGCTGAAACGTTGATCAATGAGTCTAGTGCCTATTATATAAAAGAAGGCTATGCATGGAGAAGCTTCGATGCTGCCCAGGAGTTGGCAGAGCATCCCCAGCTGCTTAAGACTCCAGTGATTCGCTATAAGGGAAAGGTTCACCTAGGCTATGATCCAGCAGTACTTGCTGCATGGGGAACGCTTTAA
- a CDS encoding MBL fold metallo-hydrolase has protein sequence MVQYAVLGSGSSGNSYLFTDGTSSILIDQGYSVVELTRRLTQFSVPLSTVQAVFLTHLHPDHARGVGVLSRKLPIPVYAHDRMVAEQPLLIEKLGIPEGSLQTVCTSELVQVGPFSLFCFETSHDSGGSVGWYITHQDTHYMVLTDTGITSEQQRMLAEGATILFLEANYDEQMLKTGPYPPMLKRRISGNQGHLSNDQALQFLCESGFKGEHVYFIHLSECNNDPVILEKVVQSMTDLPFTVCRKNQWYGPKNEVHL, from the coding sequence ATGGTGCAATATGCCGTTCTGGGCAGTGGGTCCAGTGGAAACAGTTATCTTTTCACCGATGGCACCTCCTCCATCTTGATCGACCAGGGCTACAGCGTTGTGGAGCTCACAAGACGTCTGACGCAGTTTTCCGTACCATTGTCTACCGTACAGGCGGTATTCCTCACCCATCTCCATCCTGACCATGCCCGTGGTGTCGGTGTGCTTTCCAGGAAACTGCCCATACCCGTGTATGCCCACGATCGTATGGTTGCTGAGCAACCGTTGCTGATCGAGAAGTTGGGTATTCCAGAGGGAAGCCTTCAGACAGTTTGTACATCGGAACTTGTCCAGGTCGGACCCTTCTCCCTGTTCTGTTTTGAAACAAGTCACGATAGTGGTGGTTCTGTTGGTTGGTATATTACCCATCAGGATACCCACTACATGGTGTTGACTGATACGGGCATCACGAGCGAGCAACAGAGGATGCTTGCAGAGGGTGCTACCATTTTATTTCTGGAAGCGAATTATGATGAACAGATGTTGAAAACCGGCCCCTATCCGCCAATGTTGAAGCGGAGGATATCCGGTAATCAGGGGCATCTGTCCAATGACCAAGCCTTGCAGTTTCTCTGTGAGAGTGGCTTCAAGGGTGAACATGTCTATTTCATCCATCTCTCTGAATGTAACAATGATCCTGTGATTCTGGAAAAAGTGGTACAGTCCATGACTGACCTTCCCTTTACTGTATGCAGGAAAAATCAGTGGTATGGACCAAAAAACGAGGTGCATTTATGA